The sequence TCTCGAACAAAGTTTAACAGCAGCCATGCCTAAAGATTTACCTTGGTTCCTCCATCGCGGTGAGGGGGCGATATTCGCTTGGTTGTGGTTACAAGATTTACCCATCACTGACTGGGAATTCTACCAAGAACTAAAGCAGGTAGGTGTCATTGTTGTCCCCGGTAGTACCTTCTTCCCCGGTTTACAAGATGAATGGTCACACAAACATCAATGCTTACGCATCAGCTTGACTGGTAGCGATCAAGAAATTGCTACAGGAATGCAGCGTTTAGCCAAGGTTGCGGAACAAGTATATCAGCGTGCAACTGTAATGGGAAAATAACAAATAATCAATCACAAATGCCCAAAGACCAATTAGATGACTGGCTAGAAATCGGTAAAATTGTCTCAGCGCAAGGATTATCTGGAGAAGTGCGAGTTTATCCAGACTCGGATTTTCCAGAACGATTTGAGGTTCCCGGAAAGCGCTGGTTGTTGCGTCCTGGTGCGACGGAACCCGAACCAATCGAATTAATCAGCGGTCGTTATCTTGACGGCAAAAACTTGTATGTGCTTAAACTAGCGGGTGTGAGCGATCGCACTGAAGCTGAAAGTCTGCGCGGCTCTAAGTTAATGGTAGCAGCCAGCGATCGCCCTCAATTAGCCGAGGGTGAATATTATATCCCAGATTTAATCGGTTTGCAAGTCTATCTGCAAGCATCAGGCGAACTCGTGGGTACGGTGGTAGATGTGTTTCCCGCAGGTCATGATTTACTGGAAGTGGAATTAGAGTCGGCGTTTGCTGGCGACAAAAAACAAAAAACAGTTTTGATTCCCTTTGTAGAAGCGATCGCACCTGTAGTAGATTTACAAAATCGGCGTGTGGAAATTGCGCCACCACCAGGGTTATTAGAAATTAATGATTAGGCGATCGTCCCTCAACCCCAGTGTTAAAATCCAGGCAAAACTAGAAATTAGCGTTTTATCTTTAGTTCATCTCCTAACCTATTCGGATTTAAATCACCTGAATTTTTCTCATATTTCCCTACAAAATTCGTCATAGGTCAGATGACACTCTTTGTGTAGTCAAGTAAACTTGCGTACTGATGAATCTGTCAATACCCTGTTGTCACGGAGTTTTCTATGACCATTACAGCTACTCCACAAACAAAGCCGCTCACAGACGAAGAATTATATCAAATCAACGCTTACTGGCGCGCGGCGAACTACCTTTCTGTAGGACAAATATATCTGCTCGATAATCCCCTCCTCAAAGAACCGCTGAAAATAGAACACATCAAACCCAGGCTTTTAGGTCATTGGGGAACCACACCAGGACTAAATTTAATTTATGTCCACCTCAATCGGGTGATCAAAAAGTATGATTTGAATACCATCTACATTGCTGGGCCTGGTCATGGCGGCCCGGGACTCGTCGCCAACACCTACTTAGAAGGAACTTACAGCGAATATTACCCCAATATTTCCCAAGATACTGAGGGGATGGGAAAACTTTTCAAACAATTCTCTTTCCCTGGTGGTATTCCGAGCCACGCAGCACCAGAAACCCCTGGCTCTATCCACGAAGGTGGCGAACTGGGTTACGCTCTTGTCCATGCTTACGGTGCTGCTTTCGATAATCCTGATTTAATTGTCGCTGCTGTTGTTGGTGATGGTGAAGCGGAAACCGGCGCTTTAGCTGCTAGTTGGCACTCTAACAAGTTTCTTAACCCTGTCCATGATGGTGCGGTACTCCCCATATTACACCTCAATGGTTATAAAATTGCTAACCCGACTTTGCTCTCACGGTTGAGCCATGAAGAGTTAGAAAGTTTATTTGTGGGTTATGGCTATAAACCTTATTTTGTTGAAGGTTCCGACCCCGCAGATGTCCATCAACAATTAGCCGCCGTTTTAGACACAGTAATTGTAGAAATTCAAGGAATCCAAAGAGAAGCCCGTGTCCACGGTTTCACCGCACGTCCTCGCTGGCCGATGATTGTGCTCAGAACCCCCAAAGGTTGGACAGGGCCGAAGGAAGTGGATGGTAAAAAAACTGAAGATTATTGGCGATCGCACCAAGTACCTTTTGGTAATATATCTGGTCAGCCAGAACATCTCAAGCTTTTAGAAGAATGGCTCAAAAGTTATAAACCAGAAGAACTCTTCGACGCCCAAGGTCAACTGATACCAGAACTAGCACAACTAGCGCCCCAAGGCAAGCGTCGCATGGGAGATAATCCCCACGCCAACGGTGGTATTCTGTTGCGGGATTTGAAAATGCCAGATTTTCAAGAATATGCGATCGATGTCACCCATCCAGGGACAATGTTTGCAGAAGCCACCAAAGTTACGGGAAAATTCCTGCGAGATGTGATGAAACTCAACCAGGAAAGCCGCAACTTCCGCATTGTCGGCCCCGATGAAACGGTATCAAATCGCCTCGATGCTGTATTAGAAGCCACAGAGAGGACTTGGGTAGCTCAAATACTCCCAGAAGATGATCATTTATCACCCGATGGGCGCGTCATGGAAATCCTCAGCGAAACTAGCTGTCAAGGATGGTTGGAAGGCTACTTGCTCACAGGTCGTCACGGTTTATTCTCCTGTTATGAAGCCTTTATCCACATCATTGATTCTATGTTCAACCAACACGCCAAATGGTTGAAAACTACCTTAGATATACCTTGGCGCCGACCAATTGCATCTCTTAACTACCTCCTCACCTCCCATGTTTGGCGACAAGACCACAACGGCTTCTCCCACCAAGACCCAGGTTTCATTGATCATGTAGCCAATAAGAAGTCAGAAATTATTCGGGTGTATCTTCCCCCCGACGCCAATACCCTACTATCAGTCACAGACCACTGTCTGAGAAGTCGCCACTACGTTAACGTCATCGTTGCCGGCAAGCAACCAGCACTACAATATCTCGATATGGATGCCGCCATCAAACACTGTACCAAAGGCATCGGTATTTGGGAATGGGCGAGCAACGACCAAAATGGTGAACCTGATGTCATCCTCGGTTGCGCTGGGGATATTCCCACTTTAGAAACCTTAGCCGCTGTAGACATCTTGCGTCAGCACTTCCCAGATTTGAAGGTGCGAGTAGTCAACGTTGTCGATTTAATGACATTGCAACCAAATACCGAACATCCCCACGGTTTAAGTAGCAAAGACTTTGATACCATTTTCACCATCGACAAACCGATTATCTTCGCCTTTCATGGCTACCCCTGGTTAATCCATCGCCTCACCTATCGCCACACAAACCACAATAACTTGCATGTGCGCGGTTACAAAGAAGAGGGAACTACCACCACCCCCTTTGATATGGTTGTCCTCAACGACCTCGACCGCTTCCACTTGGTGATGGACGTTATTGATCGCGTACCTAAATTAGGATATAGAGCCGCTTATGTCAAGCAGAAACTGCAAGACAAGCTGATTGAGCATAAGCACTACATCGCTGAGTATGGCGAAGATATGCCAGAAATTCGTGACTGGAAGTGGCCTTATTAACTACTTGCTAATTAGACATCTCCAGAAATTAATTCTGCGTTACCCAAGAAGGTTGTAG is a genomic window of Fortiea contorta PCC 7126 containing:
- a CDS encoding phosphoketolase family protein; its protein translation is MTITATPQTKPLTDEELYQINAYWRAANYLSVGQIYLLDNPLLKEPLKIEHIKPRLLGHWGTTPGLNLIYVHLNRVIKKYDLNTIYIAGPGHGGPGLVANTYLEGTYSEYYPNISQDTEGMGKLFKQFSFPGGIPSHAAPETPGSIHEGGELGYALVHAYGAAFDNPDLIVAAVVGDGEAETGALAASWHSNKFLNPVHDGAVLPILHLNGYKIANPTLLSRLSHEELESLFVGYGYKPYFVEGSDPADVHQQLAAVLDTVIVEIQGIQREARVHGFTARPRWPMIVLRTPKGWTGPKEVDGKKTEDYWRSHQVPFGNISGQPEHLKLLEEWLKSYKPEELFDAQGQLIPELAQLAPQGKRRMGDNPHANGGILLRDLKMPDFQEYAIDVTHPGTMFAEATKVTGKFLRDVMKLNQESRNFRIVGPDETVSNRLDAVLEATERTWVAQILPEDDHLSPDGRVMEILSETSCQGWLEGYLLTGRHGLFSCYEAFIHIIDSMFNQHAKWLKTTLDIPWRRPIASLNYLLTSHVWRQDHNGFSHQDPGFIDHVANKKSEIIRVYLPPDANTLLSVTDHCLRSRHYVNVIVAGKQPALQYLDMDAAIKHCTKGIGIWEWASNDQNGEPDVILGCAGDIPTLETLAAVDILRQHFPDLKVRVVNVVDLMTLQPNTEHPHGLSSKDFDTIFTIDKPIIFAFHGYPWLIHRLTYRHTNHNNLHVRGYKEEGTTTTPFDMVVLNDLDRFHLVMDVIDRVPKLGYRAAYVKQKLQDKLIEHKHYIAEYGEDMPEIRDWKWPY
- the rimM gene encoding ribosome maturation factor RimM (Essential for efficient processing of 16S rRNA); amino-acid sequence: MTNNQSQMPKDQLDDWLEIGKIVSAQGLSGEVRVYPDSDFPERFEVPGKRWLLRPGATEPEPIELISGRYLDGKNLYVLKLAGVSDRTEAESLRGSKLMVAASDRPQLAEGEYYIPDLIGLQVYLQASGELVGTVVDVFPAGHDLLEVELESAFAGDKKQKTVLIPFVEAIAPVVDLQNRRVEIAPPPGLLEIND